The sequence CCTACTATCCTCTATGAGTTTCCTCTGTGGAGGATGATATAACTACTATAACTAAATTGTACAAGTTTTTAGAACAACTTTGCTTTTGAAATTGTACACTTATAAAATATGTTTTCTAGGTCAGTTGGGTTGGTTTTACTTCCTTGTGACATTTACATAAACTGTTGTGACTCAAGAAACTAATTCACCCAAGGGGCCGGGGGGATTATGCAATGCACTGAACATAACAAAATTCATCACAACAAACGGGAACGTTGGATTTGTTAATTGGTCAAAATTGACTCAGGTGGAAGGTCCTGTGCTCTCTGTGTGAACAGTGCATATTTCTGTGAAAGAAACATTGTTTTGCAATTTAAAGTCAGTGTTAGGATTTACCTATTATCATGGTAAAACTATGCCAGCAGAATGCCAAGGGAAATTTTAGAAATGATACAAATTACTATACCGCTTCACATTGAAAAGAAGATGATGTGCAGTCCTCAGGCCTAGCTTCATGCTCAGGTCATTGAGCTCAACCTTCTGGAGAGATACATGGATCAGATCAGATCACACAAACAGCTCCAGATTTCATCTGAAACCATAAAGAGACCACCTCTTCTCAAGGGTCTCCATGCGGTTGTTTTGGTTTTGAGGGTGATTACTGTGTTCAAATGACTGTCCAAATTACTCAGCATACCTAAGTGAATTAATGCAGCCCATACACCTGATGACTGAAAAGAATGTGCACCAATTATGAACAGGAACTCAAGAAAGCTTGTACATGTGATCCATATCCTACTCCTTCCAAAGTCATCTTTTGGTGCTTCTGCAGCGTAGTTGCATGTGTGACATCCCCATTCTGCAGCGTTATGCACATATCATCACCAGGTTTAAATACAGGCACAAGCAGGTAAGGGTAAGTTAATAAGAGTTTAGATGTATATAAATATTTTCTGGCTGGTCGTCAGGCTATGAAATTGTTCTGTCAGATGGAATAACCATCTGCAAGGAACTAAATCACAATAATCCTGTACGACTCACTGGACCCACTAGTTCCCTCTTTCTGTTTGGTGCTGGAGCTTGCTAATGTCCATGTTAGTGTTACTTGCATGAGCCAATACGGTAATATATGAggacatgtttgatattatggTAATGTCAACACAGGGAAAAACACAGGGTCTTAAAGCAGCTCAGATTTGCACCTTACACTAAACGATTAAGATGACAGGGGTGCACCAGAATTCCAGGAAAACTCTCATAATTTCATTTCAGACTTTGGCAATCTGTCTGCGACAGTGAAATTCCTTGAAAATGGTTTATAGTAAGGCCAGCATTACTGGACTTATACAGTAAGTTCAGGTGTGAAGACATCCTTGTGAATCTACTACCTTTTGTGTATTATTTAGGCACTTAGCTGACGCTCTTACCCAGAGCAAGTGGAAGAGGACTAACTACAGGCCCAGTCCCCCCAGGAGCAACTCAGCTTAAGTGCTTTGCTCAGGGCCACAGTGATAGCAACCCCTGCCATCAAACCCTTGAGGGTTTTTTGCAGTGGGAATACCTAACTGCTAGAACATCACTTTTATGGACCACACTAAAAATATTTATGCAGGCAAATGAAGCCATTACTGATAAATATACTTGTGAGAACCCAATCACAAAGCTACCAAGGCTATCTGTGCCTTGCTTTAATCACTGCTACTAGATTAATAATTAAGATGAACCTAATGAACAATTATTCAGCATTCAGTCATGATTTGACCCTCTGCAGAAAGTACATGTTATTTAATCAGTTTGTAACTGTTCATGTTTGTTTAATATTTTGGTTGGTACTTATTCAATGCTAAATGATTAATTTAGACAAAGTAATACAATTTGTGTCGCAATTTCAGTGAAGGCCTGAGTAATAAATTTTGTTCTCCATGGCTGAATAGGGCAGTTGGATTCTGTGATCTGTGAGAAAGCTGTTTAACCCCAGCCCTTATAAATATACTGCTTACTTACTTATTTATAAACTTACTGCTGGATCTGTGCAGTTGCATCAGTGTTAGAGTAATATTCATATATCTGTGTTTTGAGCATGCTTTGAATATGAAAATCTATACTGAATCATCCTTCATATGGTGGCTTTGACACTCATAACAGACCATGTGCAGTGTACGAGTGATGGGAATGTGTGGGTTGAATGCACTAAACGTGACAGAAGTGTTTGCGAAACACATGATTCATACTGAGGACGGTGCTTGGACATTCTCAGCACGTTCTGACCCTGCTCCAGAGCGTGATTGCCGTCTAAATGAAGACAGATCACTCGTCATACACTGAATTGCATGTAATGCATGCTTAAGTCCTCTGCATATGAGGGAAACACTAGACTGATTTATTATGCATTATTTGGCAGCCAAAAAACTGACTGGGACCTGACTGTGGGAAgtgctttgtgttttttttccagcgTGGAAACACATCCACTTTTCTTATGGATAGCTGCCTCCCATCATGTCTCCTGGCTTGCTCATGCAGAACAGTTTTATGTCAGTGTTTGACACATGTACCTGATTACAATCCACCAACGAGAAGCAATTTGTAGCCTAAGAGTTGTGTTGTTCTGCTGAATTTATCACATCCTGCCAAACATATGGCAAAGCCCAATAAAATTCAAAGTACTAGCAGTCACCTCCGAAAGCTGCAGATGAAACCTTTCCTCGGAGCGAGTTTCACAGAAAAAAATAGTTAGTATAGTTTTCATTGGGCTGATAAGCTCCGGGCTATGGAGCCTTAGAAACTCTGCGCATCTCTTCTCATCTGAGTGTCTCCAAATAAAGACGGTTTCATTTAATCAGCAGCCTGAGCTAATCAGGGTGCTAAATGGAAACAGCTGGCCAGGGTGGCGAAGTGACTGGAGCGCTCTGTCACGGCGCAACACGATTAGATACGCTGATGTCATCCCTTGAGCCGAAACAGGAGATGGTCTTAGGGGCGCCGCCGTACAGATTTGAGGCATGGTGCATTTTTTTCCAAGGGAGACCCCTTTTGCACTTTTTGGCCTTTCTGGCTTCCTGTTTGAAGTCGACGTGTCACTCTCCGCTGTCAGCGGAATGCAGCGCTGCTCGAGcttggaagaggagaaggattCATTAGACGGATGTGGACGGGATATGACATAGAGAGCGTAAAGTGTTTCACTGAAAATGAATTTCCCTGGCAGTCGGAAGAGGAGAATATTTGCCATGTGGGGTGGCAATCACATGTTTCGAGGCAGTGTTCAATGTATCTTTCCTTTGATGGGTGTCAGATCTGACTTAAGGCCAAGCAGATACATCTGGGAAGAGCTAATAGAATGTTATTCTCGCTCAGGCGCTCACTTCAAGGTGAGGTCAATGTTACGCTAGCTTCATTCCACAGTTGAcaacacacagccacagagTCGGGATATTAGAATGTTGGCCCCAGTTACGCTGATCTTGACCTGTGTTCAGAGACATGTCCAGAGTACACAACACAGCCTGCTGGAGCAGCGCGCTGCACGAGGCAGCAGCGTGGCACACGATTTGTATACACTGGTGACCACCTttaatcatacctgtcaacacttccgtttttcccgggtttctcccgtatttcaaggtcatctcccagcaccctcccgttttgttatttctcccggaaaactcccgtaatttgcatggccatcaaacttcattttaaaatcattgatccattcaggttgccaggttgtgtatgaaatacaccctacacatacacggtcacttagtttcaatttcaactgttttgtcataggctaaaacctggcaacccaaaacccaaataaggaagcgggtgccgactgcacagcctgagtctcgtcgtaatcaagcgggctagttgaatggcctactccagaactagctgttgtgaaattgttgagaatttaattgattaacacatcacataaactgttattgagtgttgttgatacactgaactgaacaaatctgacagcaagcagctttggagttttagaagtaggctgcaggcaggcagctggtggatacataactggcatgcgtaaggtaatggtaaggtaaaagcaacgaccgaaatgcagtgttgaaacacgtgtatgaaacgtattaaatatgcaaacacagatccggtataaacactgcacaccccccccccgaaaaaatctcccgtttttggaaagctaaatgttgacaggtatgccttTAATGCATGAATCCCATGATATTAAATATCCACCATGAGGAAAACAAAAATGACCATCTGAATGTGGGGCTTTTCAAATTAGCTAAATAGTTTATTCATGAGTTGATTAGCACAAGTTTTGACTTaaaagtcaacacacacactctgacattctcatacacacacacacacacagagagagagagagagagagagagtacactgcaaacaattttttttaatattgcAATTCAGTTTACATCAATACAAGAACACATACATTCTAATTATATTTAACACAGAAAGGTCAGCTTTTTAAGGCGTAATAACTTTTAACAAAAGCAGAACAGCGTACAATATGAACAAGCACTTGTGTCTGAGAATGCCCAACTCCTTTGGCAGACGATCAGAGAGCCGTGTCAGTGGCGCATCATTGCACAAGCTTAAGCGGCACGGTAGTCCAATGCAATTTTGACTCACCAtagcatgaaaacaaaacagattcaCAGAACAGAGAACAAACACAAAGAGCTACAAAACTGTGAAACAAAACAGATTTGGGTCTGAAACGCACTGCACTGTCAAGATTCTAAAACCAGAATTCAAAAGGACATGTAAAACACTGatacaaagacaacaaaccCATCAGAAAATCAGCATGACAGTGTTAAAGCCACAGACGTAACATACAACCTGTAACTGGACCACCTCTGTGAGAATCACACATGGTAAATGGCCTGAACTCACACTGGGCTGAGTAGAGCTCTGGCATATGTGGAGTCTGTCTGCTTTGTGCTTTTTACCACCTCCCATCGCTGTCTGCTGCAACATTCTGAAACGCTCGCTCTTCGTCTTCTTTATTTCCAGACAGGATAATTCTGGCCCCTTTCTCTCAAGTCAAAATCGCAGACGATTCCCTTGGCGGCCgtaaagagaagagaggtgaaACATAGTCTTTGTAGGGATTAGTTGGCCGTTTTTACAACACGACTACGCCCTTCTGCTCATCCTGCTGTGGGATTCTTGTAATCccacattttccatttcttaTCGGGTGATCCAAAGACAACGTTCAGAATAGGAAGTAGGTAATCACCTCTGCCATTTTAATCAAAATCACTGTCTGATGAACTTTCCCCTTTgccatatttttttcttttttttcccacaaAACTCATCAACTATCAACTTGCCTTTTGTGTGATTCTAGAACATCCTATAATTAAATTCACAGTGTAATTGTTCATTCTGTTCTTAATCATTTGAGAGGACATTTTCTCCAAGTATCATTATTCACAGCTATGTTTAGTGTTTTCACTTTGCTCAGTTGATGAAGATGGCAGAGTCAACCATAATGTTGATTCATGTAATGTTCACATAATGTTCACGTAATGTTCTGATGTCCTTGTCGGGGAGACGTGTGAGGCGTCTTGTCCAGTCATAGCACGGTAGTCCGTGAGGTGCAGGTTCCGTTGCGGAACACCATGTCTGAGGCCAGGCAGTCCTTGGGGAAGTCCTTGGGCCCCAGCGTTGCCTGGCGCTTGAGGGCCACGGCGCAGTAGTCCACCTGCTCGGCGTCCAGCCCGGTCTCCAGCCAGCGGAAGCAGACGATGCGCTGGAACGAGCGCCGGAAGTTGTCCGAGACGAAGCCGTAGAGGATGGGGTTGGCGCCGCTGTTGGCGTAGCTGAGGATGACGAACAGCTGCGTGACCACTGGGTCGGGCGGCCGGCGGAAGACGGTGACCAGCTGCACGATGTAGAAGGGCATCCAGCAGACGACGAAGAcggccaccaccagcagcaccatgCGCGTGATCTTCTTCTCCGAGCGTCGGCGCTGCAGCCAGCCGGCCTTGAGGCCCACGGCACGCATGCGTGCCACGATCAGGCAGTAGCACAGGCAGATGGCCCCCACGGGCAGCAGGAAGCCCAGCAGGAACGTGTAGACCACAAACACCTCTGACCACGAGGACTCCGGCCACAGGAAGTTGCAGTCCATGCCGCCGTCGGCGGCGGGGACCGTGTCGGCGAACACGATGATGGGCATGATGACCAGCAGCGACAGCCCCCACACGCACACGTTGACCACCTTGGCCACGGTGGGCCGGCGGTAGCGCGCCGCCTTGATGGGGTGCACCACAGCGATGTAGCGGTCAACGCTCAGCACGGTCAGGCAGAAGATGCTGGTGAACATGTTGATGCCGTCCACGCTCAGCACCAGGCGGCACATGAGCGAGCCGAACGGCCAGTGGTGGACGGCGGCCGACGTGGCCAGGAAGGGCACGCTGAGCATGAAGAGCTCGTCGGCGATGGCCAGGTTCAGGATGTAGATGTTGGTGGCCGTCTTCATCTTGGCGTACTTGAGGATGACGTAGATGACCATGGCGTTGCCCGTCACGCCTACGCAGCACACCAGGGCGTAGATGGACGGGATGATGATCTTGCTGGCGTCGGGCTCCGGCTCGTAGTCCTCGTAGTCGCCGGTGGCATTGAACGGGAAGCCCGTCGGGTAGGCGTCGTACCCGCTGCCGTTAAAGCCCAGCACGTCCATCGTGTTTTTACGGGCCCGCTCTTTATCGGGATGAAAGCAAATAGAAATATGGGCTCACCTGACCCAAACTGTCCACGGAGAAATCAATCTTATAAACAGCTTTTTATTTACTGTGGGAAAGTACAGGCCTATATGCCTCAGAGGGTCCATGTCAGTCCTTTTATTTTCCAAACTGACAGACACTAGGATAGGGTGAACTAACACTAAAAACgttttatttgattatttcttCACCTCTACATGCCCCAGATGGACTCCAGTGAGGGCTAAGCAACTGTATTAACAGGAGTCCTTGAAATTCTTGGATTTCTCCAATCTACGCAGTCCCATTGACTCCTATTTGCaggatcaaaaaaaaaaagcgcaaCCTTGGACTTAAACAGAGCGGCTAATCAGTCGCAGACCGTGTGCTGTAAACCCACATCATCTGTTGAGCAGTCCTCGCAGCACCTCGTTTCCATTCAATAATAAACCTTGAGATTTTTtagccccgtgtgtgtgtgtgtgtgtgtgtgtgtgtgtgtgtgagctgcagGTGCGA comes from Alosa sapidissima isolate fAloSap1 chromosome 18, fAloSap1.pri, whole genome shotgun sequence and encodes:
- the sstr1b gene encoding somatostatin receptor type 1, which codes for MDVLGFNGSGYDAYPTGFPFNATGDYEDYEPEPDASKIIIPSIYALVCCVGVTGNAMVIYVILKYAKMKTATNIYILNLAIADELFMLSVPFLATSAAVHHWPFGSLMCRLVLSVDGINMFTSIFCLTVLSVDRYIAVVHPIKAARYRRPTVAKVVNVCVWGLSLLVIMPIIVFADTVPAADGGMDCNFLWPESSWSEVFVVYTFLLGFLLPVGAICLCYCLIVARMRAVGLKAGWLQRRRSEKKITRMVLLVVAVFVVCWMPFYIVQLVTVFRRPPDPVVTQLFVILSYANSGANPILYGFVSDNFRRSFQRIVCFRWLETGLDAEQVDYCAVALKRQATLGPKDFPKDCLASDMVFRNGTCTSRTTVL